The nucleotide window CCGGACAGCATGGCTACCCCTTGTTCGGTAAAAACATAGGGTAAATAGCGCCTACCACCCTTTTTCTTTGAGGTTCCAAAATGGAACCTCAAAGTCTGATTTTCCTCTTCAGTGAGTTGAAATGCGAAATCTTGTGGAAATCTCGCTTGGTTACGTCCGACCGCTTTATTGACAATTTTGGTTTTGACACCGTAAAGTTCTGCCAAATCGCTATCCAGAAGAACCTTTTCCCCACGAATCAATAAAATTTTTTGTTCCACGCGTTCGATTGGAATAAGGTAAGGCATCAGACCTTTTAAAAGCAAAATGCGTACCAGTCGGAAGTTGTTTAAAAATGGGTTGGGAAGAATGTTTGTTTTGTTTTCGTCAGTCAGGTGACAGAAATGCGTCACTTCAAAAACAGTTCGTAGCCGACGAGAAGGATATCGAGGACAAAGAGGACAACGATGGAAACTTCCAGAATAAGCATCTGACGGTTGGTGGCAAAGTTGGCGAGCAGGGTCAGGTTTTCCTGAATGGTTTTTAATTTGTAATCCAGTGCGCGAAAGCGGTCCTTCAATTCAAACATCAGTGTTGCTTCCTGATGCAGGTCATCAAGCACTTTGCTCTCCCACGTCTCCTCCGGTTTTTCCAAAAGATAAAGAGTGCCAATCAGATTCTGTTTTGTGGCCATTGCGGCGCCAATAAATTCCCGGATCTCTTTTGCACTCGGGTCCTGCGCTTTTCTTTCTCCCAGTTTGAAAGTGATGTGTCCCAATCGGTCTAAAATATCGCCTACCTTCTTTTCAAAAAATTCGAGCGCGGTGGACTGGGCCAATACGAGTCCCGCAATTTCAATCTTGTCGCGGTTCAGCTTGTCGACAATGACCTTATCGAACGTCACGGTGTTTTTTGCCTTGCGCTCCACCTCCATCAAAAACTCATCCGTCGTTTGCGGACCTTGGGCGTTGAAAGAGAAATTTTTTGCCCGTTCCAGTGTGCTTTTTTGGATGGCCTCA belongs to Deltaproteobacteria bacterium and includes:
- a CDS encoding RMD1 family protein, which gives rise to MSETLPIVTDVAVASNAAPLEKAAGYSASEKRIPAPKAETAQIYPFHAYHLAEALKLKEVAKLFDLKPLVLNPTKLVYELSPNCFCFFYNFGSVVFFNVDEAIQKSTLERAKNFSFNAQGPQTTDEFLMEVERKAKNTVTFDKVIVDKLNRDKIEIAGLVLAQSTALEFFEKKVGDILDRLGHITFKLGERKAQDPSAKEIREFIGAAMATKQNLIGTLYLLEKPEETWESKVLDDLHQEATLMFELKDRFRALDYKLKTIQENLTLLANFATNRQMLILEVSIVVLFVLDILLVGYELFLK
- a CDS encoding ORF6N domain-containing protein encodes the protein MPYLIPIERVEQKILLIRGEKVLLDSDLAELYGVKTKIVNKAVGRNQARFPQDFAFQLTEEENQTLRFHFGTSKKKGGRRYLPYVFTEQGVAMLSGILQSKKAILVNVAIMRTFVKLRRMIATHKDLAQQLEQLEKKYDRQFKVVFDAIHQLMQPPPLPPKRRIGF